One Campylobacter sp. RM16192 genomic region harbors:
- the rnhA gene encoding ribonuclease HI, giving the protein MKTVCLFSDGSCLNNPGAGGWAYILEYGKHTKEASGAEAMTTNNQMELRAVIEGLKALKEPCVVKLYTDSSYVANAINEWLEGWAKKAFKNVKNVPMWQEFLEISKPHDIRATWVKAHNGHPQNERCDTLARQAATKIKDEGNL; this is encoded by the coding sequence TTTTAGCGACGGCTCATGCCTAAATAACCCGGGCGCAGGCGGTTGGGCATATATCCTAGAATACGGCAAACACACAAAAGAAGCAAGCGGAGCCGAAGCCATGACAACTAACAATCAAATGGAACTTAGGGCTGTTATCGAAGGGCTAAAAGCTCTAAAAGAGCCTTGCGTCGTTAAGCTTTACACCGATAGCTCATACGTGGCAAACGCGATAAACGAGTGGCTTGAGGGCTGGGCAAAAAAGGCATTTAAAAATGTAAAAAACGTCCCAATGTGGCAGGAGTTTTTAGAAATTTCAAAACCTCATGACATCCGTGCCACATGGGTTAAAGCTCACAACGGACATCCGCAAAATGAGCGTTGCGACACGCTGGCAAGGCAGGCAGCAACTAAGATAAAAGATGAAGGCAACCTATAA